A region of Numida meleagris isolate 19003 breed g44 Domestic line unplaced genomic scaffold, NumMel1.0 unplaced_Scaffold296, whole genome shotgun sequence DNA encodes the following proteins:
- the GLI1 gene encoding zinc finger protein GLI1: MFNPVTPPAPGFPEHCCPRPLHGPSAGAPGLQGLDFPVCHQPNLAGSHHGYGLVPGTEHSGGADGSRFSTPRGAGKLGKKRALSISPLSDSSVDLQTVIRTSPNSLVAFINSRCASASGSYGHLSISTISPSLGYQNSPGQQKGQGQLFSHTPPLPPCSSHETLSSRPGLLHHAPARGTLKHCQQLKLERSLSSPLMAKYPEEKSEGDVSSPASTGTQDPLLGMLSVREDLEKEDGKPESETVYETNCYWDGCAKEFDTQEQLVHHINNEHIHGEKKEFVCHWAACSREQRPFKAQYMLVVHMRRHTGEKPHKCTFEGCNKAYSRLENLKTHLRSHTGEKPYVCEHEGCNKAFSNASDRAKHQNRTHSNEKPYICKIPGCTKRYTDPSSLRKHVKTVHGPDAHVTKKHRGSVVPGHALPAAGAPPDMKQEKNTNGPSEIRKDDSKLLVPDLASKPQPSPGGQSSCSSDRSPLGSTTNNDSGVEMTGNTGGSYEDLSTLEDVVPGEPMGTSGLMALQKLENLRIDKLKQMRKPSAPKGLSLPAIPGAGLPGDVPGMCVPPPAATQRRVTELSAAELAVPPSERRSSATSTVSSAYTVSRRSSVASPYLVGPSLGSETGTVPGATGRADGYDCISPDELPRSSNAGHCGALPGVGSLTPAQRYRLKAKYAAATGGPPPTPLPSVEPLSMGGHGSLPGDYLEPAVPSFFANGLLRRHSSNDHHVGSLHPHLVPGNGVRRASDPARTAANPHAVPKVQRFKSMGNMNAPGASRAALQPLGASDANLQRRVFSPHPPSISENVFLESVNVEGPGPGAESGLLEMDPFLNYPEESFPCQGAGVQLQCEGLYGSAQRTPGGGMQLNPGGHGEMEEGLLQPEFSLPQCQMNQHFPSLRAGSGTVLPPWEEPPQSNHLEMSSGQPSVGAMAETHGHRHPALYSPPSHCVQHPKLMGACQDGGFSEGHRLNRLQIKSEQRYSAPAPALAPCQNAKPTQPPAFGQAVSGYQAEEQAPSGYVGVLSPRGRRAHTPTSQAKEVMVRSYVQAQQALMWGEPPKGGDAGMGLGTEPGQYQGPHAPPYLGPKYSGYQPKANHLQGLVETPHLLSPPCFNPEMVPHPPSGAKPPGHQNSMGYGGNLAEPNPSYEAAGASPQRGLRLPPVHPAPEVPGDALLCYPGQVGKGSHKMQGAASCGGPGHCSGSLGGIKASSCFYPDSGQQAFNSLDSLDLENTHLDFAAIVEDAESPALLPGPPSPAGGLLLPAPGGANMAVGDMSSMLSTLAGESHFLNSLS; encoded by the exons ATGTTCAACCCCGTCACGCCCCCGGCCCCCGGCTTTCCCGAGCACTGCTGCCCGCGGCCGCTGCATGGACCCTCTGCAGGCGCACCCGGGCTGCAAG GACTCGATTTCCCAGTGTGCCATCAGCCCAACCTTGCCGGCAGCCACCATGGCTATGGGCTGGTGCCCGGCACTGAGCACTCGGGTGGTGCTGATG GCTCGCGGTTCTCAACACCCCGTGGTGCAGGCAAGCTGGGCAAGAAGCGGGCACTGTCCATCTCACCCCTGTCAGACTCTAGTGTTGACCTGCAGACGGTGATCCGCACCTCTCCCAACTCCCTCGTTGCCTTCATCAACTCCCGTTGCGCTTCCGCCAGTGGCTCCTATGGTCACCTCTCCATCAGCACCATCAG TCCATCGCTGGGGTACCAGAACTCTCCGGGGCAGCAGAAGGGCCAAGGGCAACTGTTCAGCCACACTCCACCCCTGCCACCGTGTAGCTCCCACGAAACCCTGTCCTCCCGCCCAGGGCTCCTGCATCACGCCCCAGCTCGTGGGACCCTTAAACACTGCCAG CAGCTAAAGTTGGAGAGGAGCCTGAGTAGCCCTCTGATGGCCAAATACCCAGAGGAGAAATCTGAGGGTGACGTCTCCAGTCCGGCCTCCACCGGCACACAG GACCCCTTGCTGGGGATGCTCAGTGTGCGGGAAGATCTGGAGAAGGAGGATGGGAAACCTGAGTCTGAGACCGTCTATGAAACAAATTGCTACTGGGATGGCTGTGCCAAGGAATTTGACACgcaggagcagctggtgcaT cACATCAACAACGAGCACATCCACGGGGAGAAGAAGGAGTTCGTGTGCCACTGGGCGGCGTGTTCCCGGGAGCAGAGGCCCTTCAAGGCTCAGTACATGCTGGTGGTGCACATGCGGCGTCACACGGGCGAGAAGCCTCACAAGTGCACG TTCGAGGGCTGCAACAAAGCGTACTCGCGCCTGGAGAACCTCAAGACGCATCTGCGCTCCCACACGGGGGAGAAACCCTACGTGTGTGAACACGAGGGTTGTAACAAGGCCTTCTCCAATGCTTCCGACCGGGCCAAGCATCAAAACCGCACCCACTCCAATGAG AAGCCGTACATCTGCAAGATCCCGGGCTGCACCAAGCGCTACACGGACCCCAGCTCCCTGCGCAAACACGTGAAGACGGTGCACGGCCCCGATGCCCACGTCACCAAGAAGCACCGGGGCAGTGTGGTGCCGGGCCACGCGCTGCCTGCTGCCGGTGCCCCCCCGGACatgaagcaggagaaaaacactAACGGCCCCAGTGAGATCCGGAAGGATGACAGCAAGCTGTTGGTGCCTGACTTGGCCTCG AAGCCACAGCCCAGCCCCGGCGGGCAGTCATCGTGCAGCAGTGACCGCTCCCCCCTCGGCAGCACCACCAACAATGACAGCGGTGTGGAGATGACGGGCAACACGGGTGGCAGCTACGAGGATCTGTCCACGCTGGAGGATGTGGTGCCTGGGGAGCCCATGGGCACCTCGGGGCTGATGGCTCTCCAGAAGCTCGAGAACCTTCGCATTGACAAACTGAAGCAGATGAGGAAGCCGTCGGCTCCCAAGGGCCTGAGTCTGCCAGCCATCCCCGGAGCCG GTCTGCCCGGGGACGTGCCCGGGATGTGCGTGCCGCCACCGGCTGCCACCCAGCGCCGCGTCACGGAGCTGTCGGCGGCAGAGCTGGCCGTCCCGCCGAGCGAGCGCCgcagcagtgccaccagcacCGTCAGCTCGGCCTACACCGTCAGCCGCCGCTCCTCCGTCGCGTCCCCGTACCTGGTGGGGCCGAGCCTGGGCAGCGAAACGGGGACCGTGCCCGGAGCGACGGGACGGGCGGATGGCTACGACTGCATCTCTCCGGACGAGCTGCCACGCTCCAGCAATGCCGGTCACTGCGGAGCGCTGCCGGGCGTGGGCAGCCTCACCCCGGCCCAGCGCTACCGTCTCAAAGCCAAATACGCCGCAGCCACGGGTGGGCCACCCCCGACCCCGCTGCCCAGCGTGGAGCCGCTGAGCATGGGCGGCCACGGCAGCTTGCCGGGGGACTACCTCGAGCCGGCCGTGCCCTCCTTCTTTGCGAACGGTTTGCTGCGAAGGCACAGCTCCAACGACCACCACGTGGGCAGCCTTCACCCTCACCTGGTGCCTGGGAACGGTGTGCGGAGGGCCAGCGACCCGGCCCGGACTGCAGCCAACCCTCACGCTGTGCCCAAGGTGCAGCGTTTTAAAAGCATGGGGAACATGAACGCGCCGGGAGcgagcagagctgccctgcagcccctgggtgCTTCTGATGCCAACCTCCAGCGCCGTGTCTTCTCCCCGCACCCACCCAGCAtcagtgaaaatgttttcttggaGAGTGTGAACGTGGAGGGCCCTGGACCTGGCGCGGAGTCTGGCTTGCTGGAAATGGACCCGTTCTTGAACTACCCCGAGGAAAGCTTCCCGTGCCAGGGGGCCGGCGTGCAGCTGCAGTGCGAGGGTCTGTACGGCAGCGCTCAGCGGACCCCGGGGGGGGGGATGCAGCTGAACCCAGGTGGGCACGGGGAGATGGAGGAGGGACTGCTGCAGCCTGAGTTCTCCCTCCCGCAGTGCCAGATGAACCAGCACTTCCCCAGCCTGCGTGCTGGCAGCGGGACCGTGCTGCCTCCGTGGGAGGAACCCCCCCAAAGCAATCATCTGGAGATGAGCTCGGGGCAGCCAAGCGTCGGTGCCATGGCTGAGACGCACGGCCACCGTCACCCCGCTCTGTACTCGCCACCCAGCCATTGCGTGCAGCACCCCAAGCTGATGGGCGCGTGCCAGGACGGTGGGTTTTCCGAGGGGCACCGGTTGAACCGGCTGCAGATCAAATCTGAGCAGCGGTACTCGGCGCCCGCCCCGGCCCTCGCTCCGTGCCAGAACGCCAAACCCACGCAGCCGCCCGCGTTCGGCCAAGCCGTGAGCGGGTACCAGGCGGAGGAGCAGGCGCCCAGCGGCTACGTGGGGGTGCTGAGCCCACGGGGGAGGAGAGCCCACACCCCCACTTCGCAGGCCAAAGAGGTGATGGTCCGCAGCTACGTGCAGGCGCAGCAGGCTCTGATGTGGGGAGAGCCCCCCAAGGGGGGTGACGCCGGCATGGGGCTGGGCACTGAGCCCGGGCAGTACCAGGGCCCGCATGCACCGCCGTACCTCGGCCCCAAGTACTCTGGTTACCAGCCCAAAGCCAATCACCTGCAGGGGCTGGTGGAGACCCCCCACCTCCTGAGCCCCCCGTGCTTTAACCCTGAAATGGTGCCACATCCCCCCAGCGGCGCGAAGCCACCGGGCCACCAGAACAGCATGGGCTACGGGGGCAACCTGGCAGAACCCAACCCCTCCTACGAAGCAGCAGGTGCCAGCCCCCAGCGCGGGCTGCGCTTGCCCCCAGTCCACCCTGCCCCCGAAGTTCCCGGCGACGCGCTGCTGTGCTACCCGGGCCAGGTGGGCAAAGGCAGCCACAAGATGCAGGGTGCTGCGAGCTGCGGGGGTCCCGGGCACTGCTCCGGGAGCCTGGGGGGCATCAAAGCCAGCTCTTGCTTCTACCCAGACTCTGGGCAGCAGGCGTTCAACAGCCTGGACTCGCTGGACCTGGAGAACACGCACCTGGACTTTGCTGCCATCGTGGAGGATGCAGAGAGCCCCGCGCTCCTGCCcggcccccccagccccgctgggGGTCTCCTGCTGCCGGCGCCCGGCGGTGCCAACATGGCTGTGGGCGACATGAGCTCCATGCTGAGCACTTTGGCTGGGGAGAGCCACTTCCTCAACTCCCTGTCCTGA